Genomic segment of Burkholderia pyrrocinia:
CACGTGAAAGCCGCTCGTGAGCGTCACTTCCCCGGCCCCGCCATTTTTCGACATCCGACGTTGGCTCTTCGTGGATTTCCGGGGATATCTGTCGGATAACGACTCATTTCGACTCACCGCTCTCGCACATTTTCAGCGGCAGCTTCCAAGGTACAAGAGTCGCTCATCCGATAGCATGGGCTGGTGGACGCTCGGCGGAATAAATAATTTGGCGCCGCAAGGTATGCGTCGACAACCTCGAATACTCGCTTTCACAAACCATGCCCCCAAAGATGGGCGACACGGATTCGCAAGAGTGCTTGGCAACAGATCAAAGCGAGCGGCCCGGTATTCGAGCGCTTCGCGGCCAGCGTTATGAAGTCCCCTCGAGAATGACAAAGGTTCCGGTTGCTGCCCCGGCACGGAGCGCCTTGGCCGCCTGGTATTCGGGGCTCTCATAGAAACGCCTGGCCTTGACGAACGAATCAAACTCAAGGACCACATGCCGCTCGTGGGCCTCGCCTTCGAGGTTTTCATACGCTCCCCAAGCCGCAATGACCTTGGGGCCGAAAGCTTTTATTGCATCGCCTGCGGCTTTTGCGTAGGCGGCATAGGCGGTCGGGTCTGAAACGCTGACATGTGCGATTAGATAAGCTTTTGGCATGTCGATCTCTCTTTTGTTTTGTAGTGGACACACGCACTTCAACGCGGGGCGGGTATTGGCAACCACCTTCGTCGAAGGGATTGATGTGCGGTAGCCGGTTCTATTTCGACGCGACGCGCCGGAAAGGTTGGGGGCGCCTGCCAGCCTCCTGACGATCAATCATCCAGCCGGGATAGCAGGGCGGCAGAGCACTCACGGCATCAAGACGCGCAAGCTCCTCCTCGGTAAGAACGACATCGACCGCGCCGAGATTATCTTCGAGCTGTTCGACCCGTTTGGCGCCGATAATGACGCTCGTGACATGCGGCTTGGCGAGCAACCAGGCCAGCGCGATCCGGGCGACCGAGATACCGCGCGCGTCGGCGATGGCGCGCATCTCTGCAACGCACGGCCAGGCTCGATCAAGATCGACCGGCGGAAAATCGAAATGGCTGCGCCGCGAACCTTCTTCGGTTGGCGCACCGGGGCCAAACTTCCCCGAAAGCAATCCGCCGGCGAGCGGCGACCAGACGAGCAGCCCCATCTGCTCCTCGATAACGAGTGGCACCAGTTCGCGCTCGACGTCACGTCCGGCGATCGAATAGTAGGCCTGGAGCGTCTCGAAGCGCGTGGCGTGAAGCGCTGCACTCAGCCCGAGCGCCTTGCCGATCTTGCCTGCGCGCCAATTCGAAACGCCGACATAACGGACCAGCCCCTGCCGCGTCAGATCGTCGACGGCGCGCAGCGTCTCTTCGATCGGCGTGACAGGATCGCTGGCGTGAATCTGGTAAAGGTCGATATGGTCGACCTGGAGCCGTTCCAGGCTTCTCTGCACGGAATCCATGATATGGCCGCGCGACGCCCCCTGATCGTTGGGTTTCGGGCCCATCACGCCGGCCGTCTTCGTAGCCAGCACGATCTCGCTGCGCGGTACGCCGACGTCTCTGAGCGCCTGTCCGACGACGCGTTCGGACTGGCCAAAGGAATAAATGTCGGCGGTATCGATGAAATTGATTCCCTCGGCAAGCGCACGGGCGATCAACTGGTTCGCCTCGTCCTGACCGACAGCGCCGATCGCCTTCCACATACCCGCGTCGGCATTGCCGCCCAGCGTCATCGTGCCGAGGCACAGCTCGGATACATACAGGCCGGTGCGGCCAAGTTGCTTGTATTTCATGGCTATTCCCTTCAAGCGTGGCTGGATGACATGTGGCGGCGTCCGTTCTGTCGCGTCGCGCGCGCCAGGATTTCAGTTGCTTCGAGATTTGCCGGACCGAAACTGTCCGGCGATCATGGCGACGCGCGCGCCATAGCGGCGTGCCGTCTCGAGGTCCCCCGGCGACATCTCTGCAGGCGACGCATCGGCAGGTGTCTGCGCCATCGGCGCGATGTAGGAGCCCATGCGATTCAGGTCGTCACGCATTGAAGCTTTTACGTTCGCCGGCTTGATATCCATGCTGACCCAGATGCCGCCGTGCTGCCCGGCGAGCAGAAAGAAGTATTCGAGCGTGTTGAGCTTGTCGCCGTTGATACTCGCGCTATTGGTGAAGCCGCCAAAGGTCTTGTTCCGCCACCCGCCTTCGAACCAGGCCTTCGAGGATGCGTCTGCAAACTTCTTGAACTGCCAGCTCGGGCCGCCCATGTAGGTCGGCGAGCCGAACAGGATCGCATCCGCGCCGGCGAGCGTATCCCAGGCATCCTCTGCGATGTTTCCCTCAGTGTCGATTGCGACGAGTGCGGCGCCGGCGCCTTCGGCGACAGCGCTTGCCATACGCTCGGTATGCCCATAGCCGGAGTGGTATACGACGACCGTTTTGATCGGAGAGGTGTGTGGTGTCATGGTGGCTCCCTTTCGTTCGAGTTGTCCGCTGTGGACGACATGGGAAGCCACTCTAACGAGTCACAACTGAGTTATAAATGATGACAAATTGAACGTTCTGTTACTCCCTGGGTGAACAATGCAAAACCTTGACGCGCTTTTGATCTTTGCCCGTGTCGCCGAAATGACGAGCTTCACGCGTGCGGCCGAAAGCCTCGGTATTCAGAAGGGTCGTGTCTCAATGGTGATTCGTGGACTTGAGCGAGATGTGGGTGTTGCGCTGTTGCATAGGACCACGAGGCGTGTGCAGCTTACTGAAGACGGACGCGCCTTTTATTCGCGCGCACGGGACCTGCTGGCCGAAGTACAGGAATTGCAATCGATGTTCTCGGGTAACGGCACACCACTGCGGGGAAGGTTGCGCGTGGACATGCCCACCGAGTTGGCACGAAGCGTCGTGATTCCCGCACTCCCGCAACTGATGGCGGCGCATCCAGAGCTGGAACTGGAACTTTCCAGCACCGATCGGCGTGTCGATCTCGTCCAGGAAGGGTTCGATTGCGTGATCCGTCTGGGTCCGATCGTCGACGAGACGCTGATAGCCCGACCGCTGGGCAAACTGCGCATGACAAATGCGGCGAGCCCGAGCTATCTGGCACGGTACGGCATACCGCACACGCTCGATGATCTGCGCACGCAAGGACACCGGATGGTCCACTACACGCTGACGCTCGGCGCCAAGCATGCCGGATGGGAATACCCGGACGGCGACGGTTATGCGTCGCTTCCGTTGCCAAGCGCGATGCAAGTCAACAGTGTGCAGACCTATCATGCCGCCGGGCTTGCGGGCATTGGGTTGATCCAGGCGGGATACCCAACTCTCGCGCATCACGTCGAAAGCGGCGCGCTCGTGGAGGTTCTGCCCGACTTACGTCCTGAGCCCCTCGCCGCGTCGCTCGTCGTAGCACATCGGCGTAATCTGTCGCCCCGTGTCCGGGCCTTCATGGATTGGATCGAGGGGGTATTGGAGCCCTATTTTGATTAGCGAGTAGGGGCAGCGAAAAATTCTCCGGTGTCCGGGGCATGGCAGCCGTTGGAACGTCAGCGCCGGCGCGCAACCGAACGGCAGAAGCTGGCCGAACTCAGTCAATTTAGCCAGCGAACAGGTTTGATGCGCCACCGTTAATCCGCCGGGCAGTCGTCCCTCTCTTCGGGAAGGATCTCCGCATAAAAAAGTGAATTGATGCTCGCGGACCGAGCTCAGCTCTTGCTCGACGTCTTTGCTACAAACGGCGTGGGCGCATGTTGAACCTGTTCGCTTCCACACTTTGGGCAGTGCGGGTGAGCGGTTTCATGCTCCGCGAGATGTTCGACATGTTCGAACGTCTCGCCACACTTCTCACAACGGTATTGGTAAGTCGGCATGGCATCCCTCCGGCATGAAGCTTGCAAGTGGCGCCACGGACGAAGCCCGGACGGCGTGCAGCACCCCAGATCAGGCATTGTAGTGCAGGACATGTGCAGACACTAATCGGCCAGGAAGGGCCGTACCCGACCCGTTGCTGCCATAGAGAGTAGTGAGCCGGCGATGGCCGCTTTCAATGCACGACACGCCGTTCAATTGCTACTGCGAAACCAGTGGCCCGAACCAATAGGAAGCGGTAACGCCTCCATCCATCAGGAAGTCACTGCCGGTTATGAAACCGCCGTCCGGCCCCATGAGCATC
This window contains:
- a CDS encoding LysR family transcriptional regulator, with the translated sequence MQNLDALLIFARVAEMTSFTRAAESLGIQKGRVSMVIRGLERDVGVALLHRTTRRVQLTEDGRAFYSRARDLLAEVQELQSMFSGNGTPLRGRLRVDMPTELARSVVIPALPQLMAAHPELELELSSTDRRVDLVQEGFDCVIRLGPIVDETLIARPLGKLRMTNAASPSYLARYGIPHTLDDLRTQGHRMVHYTLTLGAKHAGWEYPDGDGYASLPLPSAMQVNSVQTYHAAGLAGIGLIQAGYPTLAHHVESGALVEVLPDLRPEPLAASLVVAHRRNLSPRVRAFMDWIEGVLEPYFD
- a CDS encoding aldo/keto reductase, whose product is MKYKQLGRTGLYVSELCLGTMTLGGNADAGMWKAIGAVGQDEANQLIARALAEGINFIDTADIYSFGQSERVVGQALRDVGVPRSEIVLATKTAGVMGPKPNDQGASRGHIMDSVQRSLERLQVDHIDLYQIHASDPVTPIEETLRAVDDLTRQGLVRYVGVSNWRAGKIGKALGLSAALHATRFETLQAYYSIAGRDVERELVPLVIEEQMGLLVWSPLAGGLLSGKFGPGAPTEEGSRRSHFDFPPVDLDRAWPCVAEMRAIADARGISVARIALAWLLAKPHVTSVIIGAKRVEQLEDNLGAVDVVLTEEELARLDAVSALPPCYPGWMIDRQEAGRRPQPFRRVASK
- a CDS encoding flavodoxin family protein — its product is MTPHTSPIKTVVVYHSGYGHTERMASAVAEGAGAALVAIDTEGNIAEDAWDTLAGADAILFGSPTYMGGPSWQFKKFADASSKAWFEGGWRNKTFGGFTNSASINGDKLNTLEYFFLLAGQHGGIWVSMDIKPANVKASMRDDLNRMGSYIAPMAQTPADASPAEMSPGDLETARRYGARVAMIAGQFRSGKSRSN
- a CDS encoding FmdB family zinc ribbon protein; the encoded protein is MPTYQYRCEKCGETFEHVEHLAEHETAHPHCPKCGSEQVQHAPTPFVAKTSSKS
- a CDS encoding DUF1330 domain-containing protein, with protein sequence MPKAYLIAHVSVSDPTAYAAYAKAAGDAIKAFGPKVIAAWGAYENLEGEAHERHVVLEFDSFVKARRFYESPEYQAAKALRAGAATGTFVILEGTS